A genomic region of Sideroxydans sp. CL21 contains the following coding sequences:
- the rsmI gene encoding 16S rRNA (cytidine(1402)-2'-O)-methyltransferase, translating into MHNKPKQNLECALYVVATPIGNLSDITLRALEVLGAADTIAAEDTRNTRHLLQHHGISDVRLLALHQHNERGAAEKVITLLQQGQNVALVTDAGTPAVSDPGAVLVEAVREAGFRVIPVPGASAAVTALSASGLCSPHFLFYGFLPNKSAARRTVLQALAEHPYTLVFYEAPHRILECTEDLHAVFGAEREIVFAREITKLFESIHRCRLGEAMDWLNSDPNNQRGEFVLLISGAPERTEGLDAGIERTLVLLLEELPLKQAVQLAVKITGANKNELYQRALALKAEAE; encoded by the coding sequence TTGCATAACAAGCCCAAGCAAAATTTAGAATGCGCATTATATGTAGTCGCCACACCGATTGGAAATCTAAGTGACATTACCCTGCGCGCCTTGGAGGTACTGGGTGCCGCCGACACAATCGCGGCGGAAGATACCCGCAACACGCGGCATTTGCTGCAGCACCACGGAATCAGCGATGTACGGCTGCTGGCACTGCACCAGCACAACGAACGGGGGGCGGCAGAAAAGGTCATCACCTTGCTGCAGCAGGGCCAGAACGTTGCACTGGTGACCGACGCCGGCACCCCGGCGGTGAGTGATCCCGGTGCGGTGCTGGTCGAAGCCGTACGTGAAGCAGGATTTCGCGTCATTCCTGTTCCCGGCGCCAGTGCGGCTGTCACAGCACTCTCAGCGTCGGGCCTGTGTTCGCCGCATTTCCTGTTCTACGGATTCCTGCCGAACAAATCCGCCGCACGGCGGACTGTGCTGCAGGCGTTGGCCGAACATCCCTACACCCTGGTGTTCTACGAAGCGCCGCACCGTATCCTGGAATGCACGGAAGACCTGCATGCGGTGTTCGGCGCTGAGCGGGAGATCGTGTTCGCACGCGAGATCACCAAGCTGTTCGAAAGCATCCACCGCTGCAGACTTGGCGAGGCAATGGATTGGCTGAACAGTGACCCGAACAATCAGCGCGGAGAATTCGTGCTGCTGATATCCGGCGCACCGGAACGAACGGAGGGTCTGGATGCCGGGATTGAGCGCACGCTAGTCTTGCTGCTGGAAGAACTGCCTCTGAAACAGGCGGTACAACTGGCGGTGAAGATCACCGGGGCGAACAAGAACGAGCTGTATCAACGTGCGCTGGCGCTCAAAGCCGAAGCGGAATAA
- a CDS encoding flavodoxin family protein, translating to MVSVVVVYHSGYGHTARQAQAVATGANAILMAISNEGNLSEAEWATLDAADAIIMGSPTYMGMVSWQFKKFADASSKQWFSQKWKNKIAAGFTNSATMNGDKLSTLHYLFTLAMQHSMIWAGTGLMPSNSKAAQRNDVNYVGSFSGAMSVSPSDASPDEMLPGDLETAKQFGKRVAEVAAQWVAGRK from the coding sequence ATGGTGAGCGTCGTCGTGGTATATCACAGCGGATACGGACATACGGCAAGACAGGCACAAGCCGTGGCAACGGGTGCGAACGCGATACTCATGGCAATCAGCAACGAAGGCAATCTGAGCGAAGCCGAATGGGCAACGCTGGATGCGGCCGACGCCATCATCATGGGCTCGCCCACCTATATGGGAATGGTCAGCTGGCAGTTCAAGAAGTTCGCCGATGCTTCATCCAAACAGTGGTTTTCGCAAAAATGGAAGAACAAGATCGCGGCTGGTTTCACCAACTCCGCCACCATGAACGGTGACAAACTTTCCACTTTGCATTACCTCTTCACGCTCGCCATGCAGCACAGCATGATCTGGGCGGGCACGGGCCTGATGCCGTCCAACAGCAAAGCCGCACAGCGCAACGATGTGAACTACGTCGGTTCTTTCAGCGGTGCGATGTCAGTCTCCCCGTCCGATGCCTCGCCGGACGAAATGCTGCCGGGCGATCTGGAGACTGCCAAACAATTCGGCAAGCGCGTGGCGGAAGTGGCCGCGCAGTGGGTTGCAGGCCGCAAGTAG
- the pyrC gene encoding dihydroorotase: protein MKTFTLVRPDDWHLHLRDGALMHSVLPDTARQFARAIVMPNLRPPATTTVLALQYRQRILAALPADAVFEPLMTLYLTDNTSAEEIRKAKQSGTVHAVKLYPAGATTNSDAGVTDLRKTYAALEEMQRCGMPLLVHGEVTSADIDIFDREAVFIERVLQPLLKDLPNLRVVFEHITTRDAAQFVAGAADNIAATITAHHLLYNRNDMLVGGIRPHYYCLPVLKRETHREALVKAAISGSKKFFLGTDSAPHAQHTKENACGCAGCYTAHAAIELYAEAFEAAGALDKLEGFASFYGADYYGLPRNTGTITLRKEEWQVPATVGFGEHRLVPLRAGEKMSWKLV from the coding sequence ATGAAAACGTTTACCCTTGTCCGTCCAGACGATTGGCACCTGCACCTGCGCGATGGCGCGCTGATGCATTCGGTGCTGCCCGATACAGCGCGCCAGTTCGCCCGGGCTATCGTGATGCCCAATCTGCGTCCCCCGGCGACCACCACGGTACTGGCATTGCAATATCGCCAGCGCATCCTCGCGGCCTTGCCTGCGGATGCCGTGTTCGAGCCGTTGATGACGTTGTACCTGACCGACAACACCAGTGCGGAAGAGATACGCAAAGCCAAACAGAGCGGCACAGTCCATGCGGTGAAGCTGTATCCGGCCGGTGCCACCACCAACTCCGACGCTGGCGTGACAGACTTGCGCAAAACCTATGCAGCACTGGAAGAGATGCAGCGCTGCGGCATGCCGTTGTTGGTGCATGGTGAAGTGACAAGCGCCGACATCGACATCTTCGACCGTGAGGCAGTGTTCATCGAACGCGTGCTGCAACCGTTGCTGAAAGACCTGCCGAACCTGCGTGTAGTGTTCGAGCACATCACCACCAGGGATGCGGCGCAATTCGTGGCGGGCGCGGCGGACAACATCGCCGCCACCATCACCGCCCATCACCTGCTATACAACCGCAACGACATGCTGGTCGGCGGTATTCGCCCGCACTATTACTGCCTGCCGGTGTTGAAGCGCGAGACGCACCGCGAAGCCTTGGTCAAAGCGGCCATCAGCGGCAGCAAGAAGTTCTTCCTCGGTACCGACAGCGCCCCGCACGCACAGCATACCAAGGAAAATGCCTGCGGCTGCGCCGGTTGCTACACCGCGCATGCCGCCATCGAACTGTATGCCGAAGCTTTTGAAGCGGCGGGAGCGCTGGACAAGCTGGAAGGCTTCGCCAGTTTTTACGGTGCGGATTATTACGGCTTGCCGCGCAACACCGGGACTATCACCCTGCGCAAGGAAGAGTGGCAAGTGCCCGCAACGGTGGGTTTCGGCGAACATCGCCTCGTGCCGCTGCGGGCGGGCGAAAAAATGAGCTGGAAGCTGGTGTAG
- a CDS encoding gamma carbonic anhydrase family protein: protein MPLSSYLKITPLLGERVFLHSSCQVIGDVKIGDDSSVWCNTVLRGDVNRIVIGRGTNLQDLTMGHVSHKSSSRPEGSPLQIGDYVTVGHSVIVHGCTIGNECLIGMGSIVMDDVVIPDRVMVGAGSLISPGKVLESGMLYMGRPAKAVRALTGEEIAYLRYSAEQYMLVKDNYLNGSKS, encoded by the coding sequence ATGCCGCTATCCTCTTACCTGAAAATCACCCCGCTGCTGGGCGAGCGCGTTTTTCTGCATTCCTCGTGCCAGGTCATCGGCGATGTAAAGATCGGTGACGACAGTTCAGTCTGGTGCAACACGGTATTGCGCGGGGACGTGAACCGCATCGTGATCGGGCGCGGAACGAACCTGCAGGACCTGACCATGGGTCATGTTTCGCACAAATCTTCCAGCAGGCCGGAAGGCTCGCCTTTGCAGATCGGGGACTACGTGACCGTCGGCCATTCGGTGATTGTCCACGGTTGCACCATCGGCAACGAATGCCTGATCGGTATGGGTTCCATCGTGATGGACGATGTGGTGATTCCCGACCGGGTGATGGTCGGTGCGGGCAGCCTGATCTCGCCGGGAAAAGTGCTGGAGAGCGGCATGCTCTACATGGGACGGCCAGCCAAGGCCGTGCGTGCATTGACCGGGGAAGAGATCGCCTATCTGCGCTATTCGGCAGAGCAATACATGCTGGTGAAGGACAATTACCTGAACGGATCCAAATCGTAA
- a CDS encoding DUF2288 domain-containing protein, which translates to MATLSPQDFKRASVNLETARIAWKELQRFFASGAAFAVSADLDLIEVACQISEDNKAQVAQWLETGQVARVSDAQALAWFEADADVWAVVVRPYVLVQSSTLS; encoded by the coding sequence ATGGCCACCCTTAGCCCGCAAGATTTCAAACGTGCCAGCGTCAATCTGGAAACTGCACGCATCGCCTGGAAAGAACTGCAGCGATTCTTTGCCAGCGGCGCTGCATTTGCTGTAAGTGCCGATCTGGACCTGATCGAGGTGGCGTGCCAGATTTCGGAAGACAACAAGGCGCAAGTGGCGCAGTGGCTGGAAACGGGGCAGGTCGCCCGCGTTTCCGATGCCCAGGCATTGGCCTGGTTCGAGGCGGATGCCGATGTCTGGGCGGTGGTGGTCAGGCCTTATGTGCTGGTGCAATCCAGCACATTATCTTGA
- a CDS encoding leucine-rich repeat-containing protein kinase family protein gives MHTLSSLQSGKLVGSKRLDLSCGLTRFPEEIYELADTLEILNLSSNALSSLPDDLPKLQKLRVIFCSDNRFTGVPEVLGQCPRLEMIGFKANQIRHLPAVALPDKLRWLILTDNQLGELPAQIGRCARLQKLMLSGNQLMHLPEEMAACTRLELVRIAANRFTQLPGWLLHLPRLAWLAYAGNPCSDSGEAAAMTKQPITHIDWYTLELQEKLGEGASGVIYRAKPKLATAPQVAVKVFKGALTSDGLPRSEKAACIAAGAHPGLIPLTGKISGHPEGTPGLVMSLIDPTFRNLAGPPSLESCTRDIYPAEAGFSLAAVLNIALGIAAVAEHLHAQGVMHGDLYAHNILWNEQGDCLLGDFGAASFIPQQDEQLAASLQRIEVRAFACLLEELTERCSVPIEAQPVVDALRDLQRRCDQPEVNARPLFAEIQRELAVLQNTHPASQDNVLDCTST, from the coding sequence ATGCACACTCTCTCATCGCTACAATCCGGCAAACTGGTCGGCAGCAAGCGTCTCGACCTTTCATGCGGACTGACTCGCTTCCCCGAAGAAATATACGAGCTTGCCGATACCCTGGAAATCCTCAATCTGTCCAGCAATGCGCTGTCCAGCCTGCCTGACGACTTGCCGAAGCTGCAGAAGCTGCGCGTTATTTTTTGCTCGGACAACCGTTTCACCGGGGTGCCGGAAGTTTTGGGGCAATGCCCCCGGTTGGAGATGATCGGCTTCAAAGCCAATCAGATTCGCCATCTGCCTGCAGTCGCCTTGCCGGATAAACTGCGTTGGTTGATTCTGACCGACAATCAGCTGGGTGAACTGCCCGCTCAGATCGGTCGTTGTGCGCGTTTGCAAAAGCTCATGCTGTCCGGCAATCAGTTAATGCACCTGCCCGAAGAGATGGCTGCTTGCACCCGGCTTGAATTGGTGCGCATCGCCGCGAACCGTTTCACGCAGCTTCCCGGCTGGTTGTTGCATTTGCCCCGTCTGGCTTGGCTGGCCTATGCGGGAAATCCATGCAGCGATAGCGGCGAAGCCGCTGCGATGACAAAGCAACCGATCACGCATATCGATTGGTATACGCTCGAATTGCAGGAAAAATTAGGCGAAGGTGCATCGGGAGTCATCTATCGTGCCAAACCTAAATTGGCCACAGCGCCTCAGGTGGCGGTCAAAGTCTTCAAAGGAGCGCTGACCAGCGACGGATTGCCGCGTAGTGAAAAGGCCGCTTGCATTGCTGCGGGTGCGCACCCGGGACTTATTCCGCTGACAGGCAAGATCAGCGGTCATCCGGAAGGCACGCCGGGACTGGTGATGTCGCTGATAGACCCCACTTTCCGCAACCTCGCAGGTCCGCCCAGCCTTGAGTCCTGCACCCGCGACATCTATCCGGCAGAAGCCGGATTTTCACTGGCGGCTGTATTGAACATTGCACTCGGTATTGCAGCCGTCGCAGAACATCTGCATGCGCAAGGCGTAATGCACGGTGATTTGTATGCACATAACATTCTGTGGAATGAGCAAGGCGATTGCTTGCTCGGTGATTTCGGCGCGGCGTCTTTTATTCCGCAACAGGATGAGCAACTCGCCGCCAGCCTGCAACGCATCGAAGTGCGCGCGTTTGCCTGTTTACTGGAAGAACTGACCGAGCGTTGCAGTGTGCCCATCGAAGCGCAGCCCGTCGTTGATGCGCTGCGAGATTTACAGCGGAGATGCGATCAGCCCGAGGTCAATGCGCGGCCTTTGTTTGCCGAGATACAACGAGAGTTGGCAGTGTTGCAAAATACCCATCCTGCCTCTCAAGATAATGTGCTGGATTGCACCAGCACATAA
- the pap gene encoding polyphosphate:AMP phosphotransferase, whose product MFESAELGHKIDKATYDKEVPKLREALLDAQFDLAEKARFPVIILVGGVDGAGRGETVNLLNEWMDPRFIQTHGMGEPSDEEMERPMMWRFWRALPPKGKIGLFLGSWYTWPILNRVMGLTKPAELDQSLERAKRLEKMLTDEGALIIKFWLHLSKEMQEKRLKLLESNPKTRWRVNKRDWEHYKRYDKFLTVNESVIRHTSTAEAPWIIIEGSDARYRSLTVGKVVLEALRKRLTESEKKKEPNVRAAPLLPSIDRLNILQTLDLGQKLEKRKFDKELEKYQGKLAQLILDPRFKDITVVAVFEGNDAAGKGGAIRRVTSAVDARQYQVVPIAAPTEEERAQPYLWRFWRHIPRKGRITIFDRSWYGRVLVERVEKYCSEFDWMRAYHEINDFEAQLVRHQTVVVKFWLTISKEEQLRRFKEREKIGFKRFKITDEDWRNRDKWDAYEQAIGDMVDRTSTEAAPWTLVEANDKNFARIKVLKTLCRRIEAAMKKK is encoded by the coding sequence ATGTTTGAATCTGCCGAACTCGGACACAAGATAGACAAAGCAACCTATGACAAGGAAGTACCCAAGCTGCGCGAAGCGTTGCTGGATGCTCAATTTGATCTGGCAGAAAAGGCAAGATTCCCGGTCATCATCCTGGTGGGCGGCGTCGATGGTGCGGGGCGCGGGGAAACCGTGAACCTGCTCAACGAATGGATGGATCCGCGTTTCATCCAGACTCACGGCATGGGCGAGCCCTCCGACGAGGAAATGGAACGGCCCATGATGTGGCGCTTCTGGCGCGCCCTTCCGCCCAAGGGAAAGATCGGCTTGTTCCTGGGATCCTGGTATACCTGGCCCATCCTGAATCGTGTGATGGGCTTGACCAAGCCCGCCGAGCTCGACCAGAGTCTCGAACGCGCGAAACGCCTTGAGAAAATGCTGACGGACGAGGGCGCGCTGATCATCAAATTTTGGCTGCACCTGTCCAAAGAGATGCAGGAAAAGCGCCTCAAGCTGCTGGAAAGCAACCCCAAGACCCGTTGGCGCGTGAACAAGCGCGATTGGGAACATTACAAACGGTACGACAAGTTCCTGACCGTCAACGAAAGCGTCATCCGCCATACCAGCACGGCCGAAGCCCCGTGGATCATCATAGAGGGATCGGACGCCCGCTATCGCAGCCTGACCGTGGGCAAAGTCGTTCTCGAAGCCTTGCGCAAGCGCCTGACAGAGTCTGAAAAGAAGAAGGAGCCAAATGTCCGGGCCGCGCCGCTTCTGCCCTCGATCGACAGATTGAATATCCTCCAGACACTCGATCTCGGGCAAAAGCTGGAGAAAAGGAAATTCGACAAGGAGCTGGAAAAATACCAGGGCAAACTGGCCCAGCTGATACTCGATCCGCGATTCAAGGACATCACTGTGGTGGCAGTCTTCGAGGGTAACGATGCGGCGGGAAAGGGCGGCGCCATCCGCCGCGTTACCAGTGCAGTCGATGCACGCCAGTACCAGGTCGTACCGATCGCCGCCCCGACTGAAGAAGAACGCGCGCAGCCTTATCTGTGGCGTTTCTGGCGTCATATACCGCGCAAAGGCCGGATCACGATCTTTGACCGTTCCTGGTACGGGCGCGTACTGGTCGAACGGGTGGAAAAATATTGCTCCGAATTCGACTGGATGCGCGCCTACCACGAGATCAACGATTTCGAGGCGCAACTCGTGCGCCACCAGACTGTTGTCGTTAAATTCTGGCTGACCATCAGCAAGGAAGAGCAACTGCGCCGTTTCAAGGAACGCGAGAAGATCGGTTTCAAACGCTTCAAGATCACCGACGAGGATTGGCGCAACCGCGACAAGTGGGACGCTTACGAGCAGGCCATCGGCGACATGGTGGACCGGACCAGCACCGAGGCTGCACCGTGGACGCTGGTCGAAGCCAACGACAAGAACTTCGCACGCATCAAAGTCCTGAAGACACTATGCCGACGCATTGAAGCGGCGATGAAGAAAAAATAG
- a CDS encoding histidine phosphatase family protein, which yields MELILWRHAEAAEGQPDLGRALTEKGRRQAEHMASYLSGRLPENTRVLVSPALRAQQTAAALTPHFITAPNIGVHATPQTAIAAAGWPMAGGAVLLVGHQPWMGELAALLMTGHADFWSIKKGSVWWFSRREREGDFQTVLRLVIAPDQL from the coding sequence ATGGAGCTCATACTTTGGCGACATGCCGAAGCAGCCGAGGGGCAACCTGATCTTGGTCGCGCGCTCACTGAAAAAGGCAGGCGGCAAGCCGAACACATGGCGAGCTATCTCTCGGGACGCTTGCCGGAAAATACCAGAGTGCTGGTCAGCCCTGCATTACGCGCCCAACAAACTGCCGCCGCACTCACTCCCCATTTCATCACTGCCCCCAACATCGGTGTGCACGCCACCCCGCAGACCGCCATTGCTGCCGCTGGCTGGCCGATGGCAGGCGGTGCGGTCCTGCTGGTCGGTCACCAGCCGTGGATGGGCGAATTGGCTGCACTGCTCATGACAGGCCATGCGGATTTCTGGAGCATCAAGAAGGGTTCTGTCTGGTGGTTCAGTCGCCGCGAACGCGAGGGTGATTTCCAGACCGTGCTGCGTCTCGTCATTGCGCCGGATCAACTGTAA
- the ppk1 gene encoding polyphosphate kinase 1, whose amino-acid sequence MAKTFPSQNFLNRELGLLEFNRRVLAQAEDASVPLLERLKYLCIVSSNLDEFFEIRVAGLKEQAKLGGLAAGPDGLEATQILKRLYAPTHQLIARQYQLFNEELVPALAQQGIKFLRRTHWNEAQKAWVKDFFLREVMPVLTPIGLDPAHPFPRVLNKSLNFTVELQGKDAFGRNSARAIVQAPRVLPRAILMPPEVSGCPYGFVFLSSILHAHVGELFAGMEVLGCYQFRVTRNSDLFVDEEEVKNLRISLQGELPQRHFGDAVRLEVADNCPPAMSEFLLQQFELKPEDLFRVKGPVNLVRLMRIPDQVARDDLKFAPFAPGMPALLQKKGADMFKVLRKNDVLLHHPYQSFKSVIDFIQQAAADPSVVAIKQTVYRTGVDSELMEALITAARNGKEVTVVVELLARFDEEANINWASRLEEVGAHVVYGVVGHKTHAKMLMVVRREDNKLRRYVHLGTGNYHPRTAKLYTDFGLFTSNEEMCADVNQVFMQLTGLGKASKLRHLWQSPFTLHTNVLAAIRNETRLAKEGKRGHVIAKMNSLLEPEIITALYEASQAGVKIELIVRGVCALRPGVAGLSENIRVLSIIGRFLEHTRIFYFRNDLAHDVYLASADWMDRNFFRRIEVCFPVLDEKLKKRVLDEGLKIYLKDNCQAWEMDCNGFWHRKSPARGAANCAQATLLQELAQPLAATDTD is encoded by the coding sequence ATGGCAAAAACCTTTCCATCGCAAAATTTCCTGAACCGCGAACTCGGCCTGCTCGAATTCAACCGTCGCGTCCTGGCGCAGGCGGAAGATGCATCCGTCCCCCTGCTGGAACGGCTGAAATATCTTTGCATCGTCAGCAGCAATCTGGACGAGTTTTTTGAGATTCGCGTTGCCGGCTTGAAGGAACAGGCCAAGCTGGGCGGCCTCGCGGCCGGGCCGGACGGTCTGGAGGCCACGCAGATCCTCAAGCGACTGTACGCGCCTACGCACCAGCTCATCGCCCGGCAATACCAGTTGTTCAATGAAGAACTCGTTCCTGCCCTGGCGCAACAGGGCATCAAATTCCTGCGCCGCACGCACTGGAATGAAGCGCAAAAGGCCTGGGTCAAGGATTTCTTCCTGCGCGAGGTGATGCCGGTATTGACTCCTATCGGGCTCGATCCGGCGCATCCTTTCCCGCGCGTGCTCAACAAGAGCCTGAACTTTACCGTCGAGCTGCAGGGCAAGGATGCCTTCGGGCGCAACTCGGCCAGGGCCATCGTGCAGGCACCGCGCGTGTTGCCGCGCGCCATCCTGATGCCGCCGGAGGTCTCGGGATGTCCTTACGGCTTCGTCTTCCTCTCTTCCATCCTGCATGCGCATGTCGGTGAACTGTTTGCCGGCATGGAAGTGCTTGGCTGTTACCAGTTCCGCGTGACGCGCAACAGTGATTTGTTCGTGGACGAGGAAGAAGTAAAGAACCTGCGCATCAGCCTGCAAGGCGAATTGCCGCAGCGCCACTTCGGCGATGCGGTGCGTCTGGAGGTCGCCGACAACTGTCCGCCTGCCATGTCGGAATTCCTGCTGCAACAGTTCGAATTGAAGCCGGAAGATCTTTTCAGGGTCAAGGGCCCGGTAAATCTGGTGCGCCTGATGCGCATCCCGGACCAGGTCGCGCGTGACGATCTCAAGTTTGCCCCCTTTGCACCCGGCATGCCTGCCTTGCTGCAAAAGAAAGGCGCAGACATGTTCAAGGTGCTGCGCAAAAACGATGTGCTGCTGCACCACCCCTACCAATCCTTCAAATCGGTAATCGATTTCATACAACAGGCCGCCGCAGATCCAAGCGTGGTCGCCATCAAACAGACGGTATACCGCACCGGCGTCGACTCGGAGCTGATGGAAGCGCTCATCACTGCCGCCCGCAACGGCAAGGAAGTCACTGTGGTTGTGGAACTGCTGGCGCGCTTTGATGAAGAAGCCAATATCAACTGGGCCAGCCGCCTGGAAGAGGTCGGTGCACATGTGGTGTACGGCGTGGTCGGGCACAAGACGCACGCCAAGATGCTGATGGTCGTGCGGCGCGAGGACAACAAATTGCGCCGCTATGTGCATCTGGGTACCGGCAACTATCATCCGCGTACCGCAAAACTTTATACCGACTTTGGCTTGTTCACGAGCAACGAAGAGATGTGCGCCGACGTGAACCAGGTTTTCATGCAGCTCACCGGCTTGGGCAAGGCGAGCAAGCTGCGCCATCTGTGGCAATCTCCGTTCACCCTGCATACAAATGTGCTGGCAGCCATCCGCAACGAAACCAGGCTCGCCAAGGAAGGCAAGCGCGGGCACGTCATCGCCAAGATGAATTCGCTGCTGGAGCCGGAGATCATCACGGCGCTGTATGAAGCATCACAAGCGGGAGTCAAGATCGAATTGATCGTACGCGGGGTTTGCGCCCTGCGCCCCGGCGTCGCCGGTCTGTCCGAGAACATACGCGTGCTTTCCATCATCGGGCGCTTCCTGGAACACACGCGTATTTTCTACTTCCGCAACGATCTGGCGCACGATGTCTATCTGGCCAGTGCCGACTGGATGGATCGCAATTTTTTCCGCCGCATCGAAGTCTGCTTCCCCGTGCTCGATGAAAAACTCAAAAAGCGCGTGCTGGACGAAGGCTTGAAGATCTATCTGAAGGATAATTGCCAGGCATGGGAAATGGACTGCAATGGCTTTTGGCATCGCAAATCACCAGCCCGCGGTGCCGCGAACTGCGCGCAAGCTACCTTGCTGCAGGAGCTTGCGCAGCCGCTTGCGGCGACAGATACGGATTAG
- a CDS encoding oxidative damage protection protein, producing the protein MARTVQCVKLGRESEGLDRPPYPGALGQRIFESVSKEAWQGWIKFQTMLVNENRLNLADAKARKYLAEQMENYFFGAGTQMPTGYVPPKN; encoded by the coding sequence ATGGCAAGAACAGTACAGTGTGTAAAACTCGGGCGCGAATCGGAAGGACTGGATCGCCCTCCCTATCCCGGCGCACTCGGCCAGCGCATCTTTGAAAGCGTGTCCAAGGAAGCCTGGCAGGGCTGGATCAAGTTCCAGACCATGCTGGTGAACGAAAATCGCCTCAATCTCGCCGATGCCAAGGCGCGTAAATACCTTGCCGAGCAAATGGAGAATTATTTCTTCGGTGCCGGTACCCAGATGCCCACAGGTTACGTTCCGCCGAAAAACTGA